In a genomic window of Oncorhynchus keta strain PuntledgeMale-10-30-2019 chromosome 28, Oket_V2, whole genome shotgun sequence:
- the LOC118360964 gene encoding cold shock domain-containing protein E1-like isoform X12 → MSFDPGMLHNNGHTAFANGTAAGIRETGVVEKLLTSYGFIQCSERQARLFFHCSQYNGNLQELKIGDDVEFEVSSDRRTGKPIAVKLLKIKPEVLPEERISGQVGPDSHASPFTVLHGYIHPVVSAIPTHLDGKSAPGQVPTGSVCYERNGYGFLPTQEVFYLTYTPDDIEGNMHLDTGDKVSFYMETNKHTGAVSAHNIVLVKKKQMRCQGVVCATKEAFGFIERADVVKEIFFHYSEFKGDLEALQAGDDVEFTIKERNGKEVATDVRLLAQGTVIFEDISIEQFEGTVVKVIPKVPTKNQNDPLPGRICARISFTDKELLFGEKDTKSKVTLLEGDHVQFNISTDRRDKLERATNIDILPDTFHFTKESREMVRTMRRSMGVIAAMRDGFGFIKCVDRDARMFFHFSEVLEEGQLHISDEVEFTVVPVSPERTPMDMLSAQRNHAVRIKKLPKGTVSFHTQSEQRFVGVVEKEATAAITNNKSASPSKAKEKEAEEGVISYEDCGVKLTVSYHVKDLEGATQPQAGDKVEFSINEVKRTGQQSAVTIKILNRTVNTKRLLGYIATLKDNFGFIETANHDQEIFFHYSELCGDLENLELGDTVEYTLSKGKGNKVSAEKVTKVVAVNGVGQDVGETVMLGKVVRPLRSVDPSQTEYQGLIELLEEDGTKCQNYSFGIVGMANKADCLQKGEMVKFQLCTVAQTGQKMACNVVPQRKALVECVKDQFGFITYEVGESKKLFFHVKEVHDGLELQTGDEVEFSVILNQRTGKCSACNVRRVSEGPKPVATPRPDRLVNRLKSITLDDASAPRLVIVRQPRGPDNSKGFNVERKTRQPGVID, encoded by the exons ATGAGTTTTGACCCTGGCATGCTCCACAACAACGGGCACACAGCGTTTGCCAACGGCACGGCGGCGGGCATCAGGGAGACTGGAGTGGTGGAGAAGCTGCTCACCTCTTACGGGTTCATCCAGTGCTCGGAGCGGCAGGCGCGCCTCTTCTTTCACTGCTCCCAGTACAACGGCAACCTGCAGGAGCTCAAGATAGGAG aTGATGTGGAGTTTGAAGTGTCCTCAGACAGGCGCACTGGCAAGCCCATAGCAGTGAAGCTGCTTAAGATCAAACCAGAGGTGCTTCCTGAGGAGCGCATCTCGGGCCAGGTGGGGCCAGACTCGCACGCCTCTCCCTTTACTGTGCTGCATGGTTATATTCATCCA GTTGTCTCAGCGATTCCCACTCACCTGGATGGCAAATCTGCACCGGGGCAGGTGCCCACTGGCAGTGTGTGTTACGAGAGAAACGGG TATGGATTCCTTCCCACGCAGGAGGTGTTTTACCTGACCTACACCCCGGATGACATAGAGGGCAACATGCACCTGGACACGGGAGACAAAGTCAGCTTCTACATGGAAACCAACAAGCA CACTGGTGCAGTCAGTGCTCACAACATCGTCCTGGTCAAGAAGAAACAGATGAGGTGCCAGGGGGTTGTCTGTGCCACCAAG GAGGCCTTTGGGTTCATTGAGAGGGCTGACGTGGTGAAGGAGATCTTCTTCCACTACAGCGAGTTCAAGGGTGACCTGGAGGCCCTACAGGCCGGCGACGACGTGGAGTTCACCATCAAAGAGAGAAAC GGGAAAGAGGTGGCCACCGACGTGAGGCTGCTCGCCCAGGGAACAGTCATATTTGAGGACATCAGCATTGAGCAGTTTGAAGGCACTGTCGTCAAAGTCATCCCTAAAGTTCCAACCAAGAACCAG AATGATCCGCTCCCAGGCCGCATCTGTGCTAGGATCAGCTTCACGGACAAGGAGCTCCTTTTCGGCGAGAAGGATACCAAGTCCAAGGTGACCCTGCTGGAGGGCGACCATGTGCAGTTCAACATCTCAACAGACCGCAGGGACAAGCTGGAGCGGGCCACCAACATCGACATCCTGCCTGACACCTTCCACTTCACTAAGGAGTCCCGTGAGATGGTAAGGACCATGAGGAGATCTATG ggTGTGATCGCTGCAATGCGTGACGGCTTTGGCTTTATCAAGTGTGTGGACCGGGACGCCAGGATGTTCTTTCACTTTAGCGAGGTGCTGGAGGAGGGCCAGCTGCACATCTCTGATGAAGTAGAGTTCACAGTTGTGCCCGTGAGTCCAGAGAGAACGCCCATG GACATGCTGTCTGCCCAGAGGAACCACGCGGTGCGCATCAAGAAGCTGCCCAAGGGCACAGTCTCCTTCCACACCCAGTCTGAGCAGCGCTTTGTGGGTGTGGTGGAGAAGGAGGCCACAGCAGCTATCACCAACAACAAGAGCGCCAGCCCCAGCAAGGCCAAAGAGAAG GAAGCAGAAGAGGGAGTGATTTCTTATGAGGACTGTGGAGTGAAACTGACTGTGTCGTACCACGTCAAAGATCTGGAGGGAGCTACCCAGCCACAGGCAGGAGACAAG GTGGAGTTCTCCATCAATGAGgtaaagaggactggccaacagAGCGCTGTCACCATCAAGATCCTCAACCGCACAGTCAACACCAAGAGGCTGCTGGGATACATTGCCACCCTGAAAGACAACTTTGGCTTCATAGAGACAGCCAATCACGATCAAGAGATTTTCTTTCATTACAG TGAGCTGTGTGGAGACTTGGAGAACCTGGAGCTGGGCGACACTGTGGAATATACCCTGTCCAAGGGCAAAGGAAACAAAGTCAGCGCTGAGAAGGTTACTAAGGTGGTAGCAG TAAATGGTGTGGGGCAGGATGTTGGTGAGACAGTGATGTTGGGGAAGGTGGTGCGCCCTCTGCGCAGTGTGGACCCGTCCCAGACAGAGTACCAGGGGCTCATTGAGCTCTTGGAGGAAG ATGGCACTAAGTGCCAGAATTACTCCTTTGGCATCGTGGGCATGGCGAACAAGGCAGACTGTCTGCAGAAAGGCGAGATGGTGAAGTTCCAGCTGTGCACAGTGGCTCAGACAGGACAGAAGATGGCCTGCAACGTTGTCCCCCAACGTAAAGCCCTGGTGGAGTGCGTCAAGGACCAG TTTGGTTTTATCACGTATGAAGTTGGCGAGAGTAAGAAGCTATTTTTCCATGTCAAAGAGGTGCATGATGGCTTGGAGCTCCAGACCGGGGATGAGGTGGAGTTCTCAGTCATCCTCAACCAACGCACAGGGAAATGTAGTGCCTGCAATGTGCGCAGAGTTAG TGAAGGGCCTAAACCGGTGGCAACCCCCCGTCCTGATCGCTTGGTCAACCGGCTCAAGAGCATCACACTGGATGACGCTAGTGCCCCCCGCCTAGTTATTGTGAGACAGCCCCGCGGCCCTGACAATTCAAAG GGCTTCAATGTGGAGAGGAAGACCCGTCAACCGGGTGTCATTGACTGA